Proteins from a genomic interval of Phyllopteryx taeniolatus isolate TA_2022b chromosome 3, UOR_Ptae_1.2, whole genome shotgun sequence:
- the atoh1a gene encoding protein atonal homolog 1a, giving the protein MDVLSVADWCQDAEEASFESDPRDWLASRETRDTSADYLGHSPCSSAGSYHESGSPDSAGHRSPPSARKAAEGSLKVRDLCRLKVLAVPGAEQDANARQRAPSGKPATGVQRQRRVAANARERRRMHGLNHAFDALRNVIPALDNDKKLSKYETLQMAQIYINALAELLQDPAASSSADGGAPQSASNSSEGQLAAHIDAMSLHGAFDDVSFAALQVEEAGGSPPAAQADSPRSDGEFSPHSHFSDSDEMAVEEDELHAVSF; this is encoded by the exons ATGGACGTCCTGAGCGTGGCAGACTGGTGTCAGGACGCCGAGGAGGCGAGCTTTGAAAGCGACCCACGCGACTGGCTCGCTTCCCGCGAGACACGCGACACTTCGGCGGACTACCTCGGACATTCGCCCTGCTCCAGCGCTGGCTCATATCACG AGAGCGGCTCGCCGGACTCCGCGGGCCACCGCAGCCCTCCCAGCGCCCGTAAAGCGGCCGAGGGCTCGCTCAAAGTCCGGGATCTGTGCCGCCTGAAGGTCCTGGCGGTCCCCGGGGCCGAGCAGGACGCGAACGCCCGGCAGAGGGCCCCGTCCGGCAAGCCCGCCACCGGCGTGCAGCGGCAGAGGCGCGTCGCCGCCAACGCCCGGGAGCGACGGCGCATGCACGGCCTGAACCACGCCTTCGACGCGCTCCGCAACGTCATCCCGGCGCTGGACAACGACAAGAAGCTGTCCAAGTACGAGACGCTGCAGATGGCGCAGATTTACATCAACGCCCTGGCGGAGCTCCTGCAGGACCCGGCGGCGTCTTCTTCGGCCGACGGCGGGGCTCCGCAGTCGGCGAGCAACTCCTCCGAAGGTCAGCTGGCCGCGCACATCGACGCCATGTCGCTGCACGGCGCCTTCGACGACGTGTCGTTCGCCGCCTTGCAGGTGGAGGAAGCCGGCGGCTCCCCTCCAGCGGCGCAGGCGGACTCGCCCCGCAGCGACGGCGAGTTTTCCCCGCACTCCCACTTCAGTGACTCGGATGAGATGGCGGTGGAGGAGGACGAGCTCCACGCGGTTTCTTTCTAA